A portion of the Diprion similis isolate iyDipSimi1 chromosome 4, iyDipSimi1.1, whole genome shotgun sequence genome contains these proteins:
- the LOC124405300 gene encoding LIM homeobox transcription factor 1-alpha: MALLDPAGLGMGAMAICAACGRGIADRYVMRVIERSYHEDCLSCAACASPLAHSCFTRDHKLYCRADYDRIYGHKCLGCGLTVAAEELVMRAGEEGAFHLRCFVCVVCGSRLQKGDQFVLKQGQLFCRADYEKEVEMMQGYTQLGDFGSDELAKIAISQDGRRGPKRPRTILTTQQRRAFKASFEVSPKPCRKVRENLAKETGLSVRIVQVWFQNQRAKIKKIQKKQRQEGKTDKEMDAANKKISKEEEHNSCSDVETSTAEYLRTAEDHFLPVKEEVDPDDVFFSQQHHSEYPGADEKMNHLRLMPYPTLPPYHPSGAPERSLSYSAPLQGGPGIGLNPIDRLYSMHTSYFCEEDNAITE; the protein is encoded by the exons ATGGCCCTGCTGGATCCCGCGGGTCTAGGTATGGGAGCTATGGCGATTTGCGCGGCCTGTGGTCGTGGAATTGCTGACAGGTACGTGATGAGAGTAATCGAGAGGAGTTACCACGAGGACTGCCTTTCCTGCGCAGCCTGCGCTTCGCCCTTGGCTCACTCCTGCTTCACTCGGGACCACAAGCTCTACTGCAGGGCGGATTACGACAG AATTTATGGTCACAAATGTCTGGGTTGTGGTCTCACAGTGGCTGCGGAAGAATTGGTCATGAGGGCTGGCGAGGAGGGCGCCTTTCATCTCAGATGTTTCGTCTGCGTTGTCTGCGGTTCCCGACTTCAAAAAGGCGATCAATTCGTCCTGAAACAAGGCCAGTTATTCTGTAGAGCTGACTACGAAAAGGAAGTTGAGATGATGCAGGGTTACACGCAAC TTGGGGATTTTGGCTCTGACGAACTTGCGAAAATCGCCATTTCCCAGGATGGAAGACGAGGACCGAAACGACCCCGTACCATCCTCACCACGCAGCAAAGAAGAGCGTTCAAGGCGTCCTTCGAAGTCAGCCCGAAGCCCTGTCGTAAGGTGCGCGAAAACCTTGCCAAGGAAACTGGACTCAGTGTGAGAATAGTCCAG GTATGGTTCCAAAACCAGAGGGCAAAGATCAAAAAGATCCAGAAGAAGCAGAGACAGGAGGGTAAGACGGACAAGGAAATGGACGCGGCTAACAAGAAGATATCGAAGGAAGAAGAGCACA ACAGCTGCAGCGACGTGGAGACCAGCACAGCCGAGTACCTTAGAACAGCCGAGGATCACTTTTTGCCCGTCAAAGAAGAAGTTGACCCCGACGACGTCTTCTTCAGCCAGCAACATCACTCCGAGTATCCAG GGGCGGATGAGAAGATGAACCACCTGAGGCTCATGCCGTATCCAACGCTGCCTCCGTATCATCCTAGTGGAGCACCTGAACGAAGTTTGTCGTATTCAGCACCGCTGCAAGGTGGTCCAGGTATCGGTCTCAACCCCATCGACAGGCTGTACTCGATGCACACGAGCTACTTCTGCGAAGAAGATAACGCTATTACGGAATGA
- the LOC124405260 gene encoding LIM homeobox transcription factor 1-beta isoform X2 produces MLEFYPSIPGPNNHPGEPGQPLLPTPPMSFPPGMNNNNSEPPVSVKTEAGLLEAICAACGRGIADRYVMRVGEKSYHEDCLSCAACSSPLVHTCFTRDHKLYCRVDYERIFAVKCSRCMEKIRCSDLVMRVSGLFFHVECFACCMCGQSLPRGAHFILRQGQPICRRDFEHERYVHSPQDDDLLDESRPRDGRRGPKRPRTILTSAQRRQFKASFEVSPKPCRKVREALAKDTGLSVRVVQVWFQNQRAKMKKLQRKAKAEPGAEKEPKEERAGESPHSDHNTYAGHSGESFCSSDLSLDGTEAGFDIGDGDNGGPDGSHPGGPHSHHGPPPHEAPTLSQSLHAAMHNPIDKLFMMQSSYFSGEHA; encoded by the exons ATGCTGGAATTCTACCCGTCGATCCCAGGGCCAAACAACCACCCTGGAGAACCAGGTCAACCGTTGCTACCGACACCACCAATGTCTTTCCCTCCAGGAATGAACAACAATAACTCTG agCCACCGGTGTCGGTGAAGACGGAGGCCGGACTTCTAGAGGCGATTTGCGCAGCTTGCGGTCGAGGCATTGCGGACAGATACGTAATGCGAGTAGGAGAGAAGAGTTACCACGAGGATTGCCTCTCTTGCGCTGCATGCTCATCTCCCTTGGTTCACACCTGTTTCACCCGGGATCACAAGCTCTACTGCAGGGTGGACTACGAGCGTATATTCGCGGTGAAGTGCAGCCGGTGCATGGAAAAGATTCGATGTTCGGATCTCGTGATGCGGGTGTCCGGCCTCTTTTTTCACGTCGAATGTTTCGCCTGCTGCATGTGCGGACAGAGCCTTCCTCGAGGGGCTCATTTCATCCTGAGACAGGGGCAGCCCATATGCAGAAGAGACTTCGAGCACGAGCGTTACGTTCATAGTCCTCAAG ACGACGACCTCCTGGACGAAAGTCGCCCTCGGGACGGGCGTCGCGGTCCCAAAAGACCCCGCACAATATTGACTTCCGCTCAAAGACGCCAGTTCAAAGCGTCCTTCGAGGTGTCGCCTAAGCCTTGCAGAAAAGTGCGCGAGGCCCTCGCCAAAGACACTGGTCTCAGCGTTCGGGTGGTGCAAGTCTGGTTCCAAAATCAGAGGGCGAAGATGAAGAAACTTCAGAGAAAAGCGAAGGCGGAACCAGGCGCTGAAAAAGAGCCGAAGGAGGAACGTGCCGGGGAAAGTCCTCACAGCGATCACA ACACATACGCGGGACATTCCGGCGAGAGTTTCTGCAGCAGTGACCTTTCTCTGGACGGTACCGAGGCCGGGTTCGACATCGGGGATGGGGACAATGGGGGCCCAGATGGAAGTCATCCTGGGGGGCCTCATTCCCATCACGGACCACCCCCGCACGAAGCGCCGACACTTTCCCAGAGCCTACACGCCGCGATGCATAATCCGATAGACAAACTCTTCATGATGCAGAGCAGTTATTTTAGCGGCGAACACGCGTAG
- the LOC124405260 gene encoding LIM homeobox transcription factor 1-beta isoform X1 — MLEFYPSIPGPNNHPGEPGQPLLPTPPMSFPPGMNNNNSEPPVSVKTEAGLLEAICAACGRGIADRYVMRVGEKSYHEDCLSCAACSSPLVHTCFTRDHKLYCRVDYERIFAVKCSRCMEKIRCSDLVMRVSGLFFHVECFACCMCGQSLPRGAHFILRQGQPICRRDFEHERYVHSPQDDDLLDESRPRDGRRGPKRPRTILTSAQRRQFKASFEVSPKPCRKVREALAKDTGLSVRVVQVWFQNQRAKMKKLQRKAKAEPGAEKEPKEERAGESPHSDHSHYLNALSMRDGDSSSFPSATQPLNPNNPYSPDDTYAGHSGESFCSSDLSLDGTEAGFDIGDGDNGGPDGSHPGGPHSHHGPPPHEAPTLSQSLHAAMHNPIDKLFMMQSSYFSGEHA, encoded by the exons ATGCTGGAATTCTACCCGTCGATCCCAGGGCCAAACAACCACCCTGGAGAACCAGGTCAACCGTTGCTACCGACACCACCAATGTCTTTCCCTCCAGGAATGAACAACAATAACTCTG agCCACCGGTGTCGGTGAAGACGGAGGCCGGACTTCTAGAGGCGATTTGCGCAGCTTGCGGTCGAGGCATTGCGGACAGATACGTAATGCGAGTAGGAGAGAAGAGTTACCACGAGGATTGCCTCTCTTGCGCTGCATGCTCATCTCCCTTGGTTCACACCTGTTTCACCCGGGATCACAAGCTCTACTGCAGGGTGGACTACGAGCGTATATTCGCGGTGAAGTGCAGCCGGTGCATGGAAAAGATTCGATGTTCGGATCTCGTGATGCGGGTGTCCGGCCTCTTTTTTCACGTCGAATGTTTCGCCTGCTGCATGTGCGGACAGAGCCTTCCTCGAGGGGCTCATTTCATCCTGAGACAGGGGCAGCCCATATGCAGAAGAGACTTCGAGCACGAGCGTTACGTTCATAGTCCTCAAG ACGACGACCTCCTGGACGAAAGTCGCCCTCGGGACGGGCGTCGCGGTCCCAAAAGACCCCGCACAATATTGACTTCCGCTCAAAGACGCCAGTTCAAAGCGTCCTTCGAGGTGTCGCCTAAGCCTTGCAGAAAAGTGCGCGAGGCCCTCGCCAAAGACACTGGTCTCAGCGTTCGGGTGGTGCAAGTCTGGTTCCAAAATCAGAGGGCGAAGATGAAGAAACTTCAGAGAAAAGCGAAGGCGGAACCAGGCGCTGAAAAAGAGCCGAAGGAGGAACGTGCCGGGGAAAGTCCTCACAGCGATCACA GTCATTACTTGAACGCGCTGAGCATGCGCGACGGGGATTCCTCCAGCTTCCCTTCGGCCACGCAGCCGCTCAACCCCAACAACCCTTACTCACCCGACG ACACATACGCGGGACATTCCGGCGAGAGTTTCTGCAGCAGTGACCTTTCTCTGGACGGTACCGAGGCCGGGTTCGACATCGGGGATGGGGACAATGGGGGCCCAGATGGAAGTCATCCTGGGGGGCCTCATTCCCATCACGGACCACCCCCGCACGAAGCGCCGACACTTTCCCAGAGCCTACACGCCGCGATGCATAATCCGATAGACAAACTCTTCATGATGCAGAGCAGTTATTTTAGCGGCGAACACGCGTAG